In the genome of Pelobacter seleniigenes DSM 18267, one region contains:
- a CDS encoding four-carbon acid sugar kinase family protein — MNKFAIIADDQTGAGDSGVHFALAGKPLALILDFAAMEGELAAFNRVVISTDSRFLDGVAAARQVETVVKRCLAAGFNKFFKKIDSTMRGNTGSEITAMLAATQCTAALICPAIPKQGRICRNAEILVNGLPLAESAMGQDPFHPLTTSAIAELLGRQSNLPSCHLSLADVRGSVEALLAKVDSALARGCRLLIADAVEQNDLHKLAELLAIKTELLPVGAAGLAEAISAQEISAGCIADCAEQAEGRMLAVVGSLTDISRTQADIAGTSGAFQVLEFDAVAGRADLDREINRLIAEIQNAPRKHLLLRTQRPNGKEGQTTVDGELVAELLGQVARAICLQGACRIVFATGGSTSMGVAKALGINAVTIERELLPGVVLGSCRAPGMQVRWFITKSGGFGHGRTLQELAECFVLQTEDKNNHE, encoded by the coding sequence ATGAACAAGTTTGCAATAATCGCTGACGATCAAACCGGGGCAGGCGATTCCGGCGTGCACTTTGCCCTGGCTGGCAAGCCGCTGGCTTTGATTCTGGATTTTGCGGCTATGGAGGGGGAGTTAGCCGCCTTCAACAGGGTTGTTATCTCGACCGACAGCAGGTTTCTGGATGGTGTGGCTGCGGCCAGGCAGGTCGAGACGGTTGTTAAACGTTGCCTTGCGGCCGGTTTTAACAAATTTTTCAAGAAGATCGATTCAACCATGCGTGGCAATACCGGCAGCGAGATCACGGCAATGCTTGCTGCGACTCAATGCACTGCCGCCTTGATTTGCCCGGCAATTCCAAAACAAGGGCGGATCTGTCGCAATGCCGAGATCCTGGTTAATGGTCTGCCTCTGGCTGAATCCGCCATGGGACAGGATCCGTTTCATCCCCTGACGACTTCGGCCATTGCCGAGTTGCTCGGCCGGCAAAGCAATTTACCCAGTTGTCACCTCTCGCTGGCGGATGTTCGCGGCAGCGTAGAAGCATTACTTGCCAAAGTGGATAGTGCTCTGGCCCGCGGTTGTCGTTTGCTCATTGCTGACGCGGTGGAGCAAAACGACTTGCACAAATTGGCCGAACTGCTGGCAATTAAGACTGAATTGTTGCCGGTTGGAGCGGCGGGATTGGCTGAGGCGATCTCGGCGCAGGAAATAAGCGCGGGCTGCATAGCGGATTGCGCGGAACAAGCCGAAGGACGAATGCTGGCAGTGGTCGGCAGTTTGACGGATATCTCCAGAACTCAGGCAGATATTGCCGGCACCAGCGGAGCTTTTCAGGTGCTTGAGTTTGATGCTGTTGCTGGCCGGGCCGACCTGGACAGGGAAATAAATCGTTTAATCGCTGAAATTCAGAACGCCCCGCGAAAACATCTGTTGTTGCGGACTCAACGCCCGAATGGCAAGGAAGGCCAGACGACAGTGGACGGAGAACTGGTTGCCGAACTGCTGGGGCAGGTCGCCCGGGCAATCTGTCTGCAAGGGGCCTGTCGCATTGTCTTCGCAACCGGGGGGAGTACCAGTATGGGGGTCGCGAAAGCGTTGGGAATCAATGCCGTGACCATTGAAAGAGAGTTGTTGCCGGGGGTTGTGCTCGGCTCCTGTCGCGCTCCGGGAATGCAGGTGCGTTGGTTTATTACCAAATCCGGCGGCTTCGGCCATGGCCGAACCTTGCAAGAGTTGGCGGAGTGTTTTGTACTGCAGACTGAGGATAAAAATAACCATGAGTAG
- a CDS encoding cytochrome c3 family protein, with the protein MKNRCLPLFILSSALLFGFGHPVAAAPTLSVDDCGKCHEVESQQIADAGAAHKKQVDCLDCHSGHRPASANNIPACSQCHEGSDHYALAECSNCHNPHQPLQINLSGELKAECLTCHSEQNAQMEANPSRHSEFSCNFCHAEKHGEIPACTSCHDPHSTEMAQADCATCHAAHAPTVLAYPESTPSTLCAACHSNAYDQLMATKTKHHSLNCVECHQDKHQTTPQCSDCHGTPHAPGIHAKFPLCGNCHNTAHDLDNLK; encoded by the coding sequence ATGAAAAATCGCTGCCTGCCCCTGTTCATTCTAAGCTCAGCCCTGCTATTCGGCTTTGGCCATCCGGTTGCTGCAGCCCCGACCCTTTCCGTTGACGACTGCGGCAAATGTCATGAGGTTGAATCACAACAAATCGCTGACGCCGGTGCTGCCCACAAAAAGCAGGTGGACTGTCTCGACTGCCACAGCGGTCACCGACCGGCCAGCGCCAACAACATTCCGGCGTGCAGCCAATGTCATGAGGGGAGTGATCATTATGCCCTGGCGGAATGCAGCAATTGTCATAACCCGCACCAGCCGCTCCAGATCAACCTCAGCGGAGAATTGAAAGCCGAATGTCTGACCTGCCACAGCGAACAAAATGCGCAAATGGAGGCCAACCCCAGTCGTCACAGCGAGTTTTCATGCAACTTCTGCCATGCCGAAAAACATGGTGAAATTCCCGCCTGTACGTCCTGTCACGACCCGCATTCCACAGAGATGGCCCAGGCCGACTGTGCGACCTGCCATGCGGCTCACGCTCCGACTGTCCTGGCTTACCCGGAATCAACCCCGAGCACTCTCTGCGCGGCCTGCCATAGCAATGCCTATGATCAGCTCATGGCAACCAAAACCAAACATCACAGTCTCAACTGTGTCGAATGCCACCAGGACAAGCATCAGACCACCCCGCAATGCAGTGATTGTCATGGTACCCCGCATGCGCCGGGAATTCACGCCAAATTCCCGTTGTGCGGAAACTGTCATAACACGGCCCATGATCTCGACAATCTCAAGTAA
- the pdxA gene encoding 4-hydroxythreonine-4-phosphate dehydrogenase PdxA gives MSSRPRLGITMGDPAGIGPEIIVKALSEKRIYDLCAPIVIGHPDILQLAVSDVVKADLQINVITAVEQARGTFGTIDVLPVGRLELAEFVYGKLSAQCGEAAFRAVETVIHLALAGKLDGTVTAPLNKEAMNLAGHHYDGHTEIYGKLTGTDKYSMMLADGDLRVVHVTTHMPLVKVSEQLTIERILDVIRLGHNACRQLGFAKPRIGVAGFNPHAGENGLFGHEEQTAIAPAIETARKEGIDAQGPFPPDTVFCKAAGGGFELVVAMYHDQGHIPLKMKSFIYDDKTKTWSGMTGVNVTLGLPIVRASVDHGTAFENAGKNIASAQSMINAIEYGAMMARGRQAENSA, from the coding sequence ATGAGTAGCAGACCCAGATTGGGAATTACCATGGGTGATCCCGCCGGGATCGGCCCGGAAATTATTGTCAAGGCCCTGAGTGAAAAACGGATTTATGATCTGTGCGCACCGATCGTGATCGGTCATCCGGACATTCTCCAACTGGCCGTTTCTGACGTGGTTAAGGCCGACCTGCAGATCAATGTCATCACTGCGGTGGAACAGGCTCGTGGAACCTTTGGCACCATTGATGTCTTGCCGGTAGGTCGCCTTGAGCTGGCTGAATTTGTTTACGGCAAGCTCAGCGCTCAGTGTGGCGAAGCAGCTTTTCGTGCGGTGGAAACGGTTATCCACCTGGCCCTGGCTGGGAAACTGGACGGCACGGTCACTGCGCCGTTAAACAAAGAAGCGATGAATCTGGCCGGCCATCACTATGACGGGCATACTGAAATCTACGGGAAACTGACCGGAACCGACAAATATTCGATGATGCTTGCCGATGGGGATCTGCGGGTCGTTCATGTGACTACCCATATGCCCCTGGTCAAGGTTAGCGAACAGCTCACCATTGAACGGATTCTTGATGTCATTCGCCTCGGGCATAACGCCTGCCGCCAGCTCGGTTTTGCCAAGCCGCGGATCGGCGTCGCTGGATTCAATCCCCATGCCGGGGAAAATGGTCTGTTCGGTCATGAAGAACAGACAGCTATCGCTCCGGCGATTGAGACGGCCCGTAAGGAGGGGATCGATGCCCAGGGACCGTTTCCACCAGACACGGTTTTTTGCAAGGCTGCCGGCGGCGGTTTTGAACTGGTCGTTGCCATGTATCATGATCAGGGGCACATCCCGCTGAAAATGAAGAGTTTCATTTACGACGACAAAACCAAAACCTGGTCCGGGATGACTGGGGTCAATGTGACCCTCGGCTTGCCCATTGTCCGTGCTTCGGTCGATCACGGGACTGCTTTTGAAAATGCCGGAAAAAATATCGCCAGCGCCCAGAGTATGATCAATGCGATCGAATATGGAGCCATGATGGCCAGAGGGCGCCAAGCTGAGAATTCAGCTTAA
- the mrcB gene encoding penicillin-binding protein 1B, producing the protein MVFLLVAVVYTLYLDYSVRSRFEGKRWKIPAKVYARDLELYPGQALSKAAMNAELALLGYKDTAEPQAPGTFHWQNRTLDLVLRPFTFGDGFRDQISLRVTFADSRVQTLEQSATGKDLSLVRLDPPLIGGIYPGKNEDRLLVKLAEVSPYVINGLLSAEDRRFYSHHGIDLRGIARALISTLSGDGVQGGSTLTQQLVKNFYLSPERTLRRKFTEMVMALLLELHYDKQEILETYLNEVYLGQDGNRSINGIGLASRYFFNKPASQLDPAEAALLVGMLKGPSYYNPRTHPERALARRNLVLEQMAEEGYLSPQQLSAAQAEPLGVIERPPRGTSPYPAFLALVHRQLRQNYREEDLRSEGLQIFTTLDPQVQHAAESALSQSLKQLEKDRGMPAEVLEGAVLVTSAQNAEVEAVVGGRDPRFKGFNRALDALRPIGSLIKPIVYLTALEQPQKYTLATQLDDSPLLLEQPGTADWAPENYDHQFHGEVPLLTALADSYNVATARLGLELGVDRVMTNLQRLGLSRDLPEFAASLLGANSLSPLEVTQVYQTLAGGGFLTPLRAIREILTANGEPLQRYPLDVKQVVDQDAVYLTTAAMQEVVRRGTGKGLSAYLPENLAVAGKTGTTDDFRDSWFAGMTGNRVAVVWVGRDDNQPTGLTGASGALTIWGKMMAQLSNEPLLLAEPDNIEQVWIDPDSGLLSAEGCRNAVQLPFISGSAPTESAPCGPNSVGGSIKGWFKRLFGK; encoded by the coding sequence ATGGTTTTTCTCCTGGTTGCCGTTGTCTACACTCTTTACCTCGATTATTCCGTCCGCTCTCGGTTTGAAGGTAAGCGCTGGAAAATACCGGCCAAGGTCTATGCCCGGGATCTGGAGCTTTACCCGGGCCAAGCTTTGAGCAAAGCGGCTATGAACGCCGAGCTGGCGCTGCTCGGTTACAAAGATACTGCTGAGCCGCAGGCTCCGGGAACCTTTCACTGGCAAAACCGGACCCTGGATCTGGTGCTGCGCCCCTTTACTTTTGGGGATGGTTTTCGTGATCAAATAAGTTTGCGCGTGACTTTTGCCGATAGCCGGGTGCAGACCCTGGAACAGAGTGCCACGGGGAAGGATCTCAGCCTGGTGCGTCTGGATCCCCCGTTGATCGGCGGGATTTATCCAGGGAAGAACGAAGACCGGCTGCTGGTGAAATTGGCAGAGGTCTCCCCCTATGTGATCAACGGATTGCTTTCCGCCGAAGACCGGCGTTTTTATTCCCATCACGGCATTGACCTGCGCGGCATCGCCCGGGCGTTGATCTCAACCCTCAGTGGCGATGGGGTTCAGGGAGGCAGTACCCTGACCCAGCAGCTGGTCAAAAATTTTTACCTGAGCCCTGAACGCACCCTGCGCCGTAAATTCACTGAAATGGTGATGGCCCTGTTGCTGGAGCTGCATTACGATAAACAGGAGATCCTCGAAACCTATCTGAACGAGGTCTACCTTGGTCAGGATGGCAATCGCAGTATCAACGGGATCGGCCTGGCCAGCAGGTATTTTTTCAACAAACCGGCTAGCCAGCTGGATCCGGCCGAAGCGGCTTTGCTGGTGGGAATGCTCAAAGGGCCATCCTATTACAATCCCCGCACTCATCCCGAACGAGCGTTGGCCCGGCGCAATCTGGTTCTGGAGCAGATGGCGGAAGAAGGGTATCTCAGCCCGCAACAGCTCTCCGCTGCGCAAGCGGAACCTCTCGGGGTGATTGAGCGACCACCGCGGGGAACCTCGCCTTACCCGGCTTTTCTAGCGCTGGTGCATCGGCAGTTGCGGCAAAATTATCGTGAAGAGGACCTTCGCTCGGAAGGGCTGCAAATCTTTACCACCCTCGATCCGCAGGTTCAGCATGCGGCAGAAAGCGCACTCAGCCAATCCCTCAAACAGTTGGAAAAAGACCGGGGCATGCCGGCGGAGGTGCTGGAGGGCGCGGTGCTGGTGACCAGTGCCCAGAATGCCGAGGTCGAGGCCGTGGTGGGGGGGCGTGATCCTCGCTTTAAAGGGTTCAATCGGGCGCTGGATGCGTTGCGCCCCATCGGTTCGCTGATCAAGCCCATCGTTTATCTGACCGCACTGGAACAGCCGCAAAAATACACTCTGGCCACCCAATTGGATGACAGCCCTCTGCTCCTTGAGCAGCCGGGGACGGCGGACTGGGCTCCGGAAAACTATGATCACCAGTTTCACGGGGAGGTTCCCCTGTTGACCGCGCTGGCGGATTCCTACAACGTCGCGACGGCGCGGCTGGGGCTGGAGCTTGGGGTCGACAGGGTTATGACCAATCTGCAACGGCTCGGACTCAGTCGGGACCTGCCCGAATTTGCGGCCAGTTTGCTTGGTGCCAACAGCCTGTCCCCCCTGGAAGTGACCCAGGTTTATCAAACCCTGGCTGGTGGCGGGTTTCTCACCCCGTTGCGGGCCATTCGGGAAATCCTGACCGCCAATGGCGAGCCGTTGCAGCGTTATCCACTGGACGTTAAACAGGTGGTCGATCAGGATGCCGTTTATCTGACCACCGCAGCCATGCAGGAAGTGGTACGCCGGGGAACCGGCAAGGGGCTCTCCGCCTATCTGCCGGAAAACCTGGCTGTCGCCGGGAAAACCGGAACTACCGATGATTTTCGCGACAGCTGGTTTGCCGGGATGACCGGCAACCGGGTGGCGGTGGTCTGGGTCGGCCGGGATGATAATCAACCGACCGGCCTGACCGGCGCGAGCGGAGCGCTGACGATCTGGGGTAAGATGATGGCGCAGCTGAGCAACGAACCGTTGCTGTTGGCGGAGCCGGATAATATCGAGCAGGTCTGGATCGATCCGGATTCGGGGCTGCTCAGTGCAGAAGGCTGCCGCAATGCTGTTCAGCTGCCATTTATAAGCGGATCCGCACCCACGGAGTCGGCCCCCTGTGGCCCGAACTCGGTCGGCGGATCGATCAAAGGCTGGTTTAAGAGGTTATTTGGAAAATGA
- a CDS encoding tetratricopeptide repeat protein → MTSAPSRNPAVTALLEKAEVQTSAGQLNQADASLERALRIEPRNPVLWQQLARLRFEQGLFSQAENLARKSNSLAAGNRPLRKENWNIIAQARQALGDVQGAQQAWDRAARE, encoded by the coding sequence ATGACCTCCGCCCCCTCGCGGAATCCGGCGGTGACCGCCCTCCTTGAAAAGGCCGAAGTGCAAACCTCTGCCGGGCAATTGAATCAGGCCGACGCCTCGCTGGAACGAGCCCTGCGGATCGAGCCCCGCAACCCGGTCCTGTGGCAGCAGTTGGCGCGGCTCAGATTTGAGCAGGGATTATTTTCCCAGGCCGAAAACCTGGCCCGTAAATCCAATTCCCTGGCGGCTGGTAACCGGCCGTTGCGCAAGGAAAACTGGAACATCATTGCCCAGGCGCGACAGGCTCTTGGTGATGTGCAGGGGGCGCAACAGGCCTGGGACAGGGCGGCTCGGGAATGA